In Rickettsia endosymbiont of Lasioglossum villosulum, the DNA window GATAATCTTTCCGGTTCTATAGTAGGGAAAGTACGTGGCATAGGTGATAATTATTATAAAATACATGAAGCAATCGAATATAAATTAAGTAAGCCATTATTAATTACTATATTATCTAGTATCACTCTTGCTAATACTAATCTTAAAATATTTATCGCTGTCATCGCTTTTACTGCTGTTTATTTACCGCTTGCATTACAATTTTTTACCAAGCTTGCTAAAATGGAACAAGATAAGCAAGATTCTTGGTATAATTTATTTGGTATAGTAGCCGCTTGCATAACAAATATTTTTACTGTTTTTTCATTTGCAGCAAAAAAGCGTGAGTTAAATAAAGTACAAGATTATTATTGCAAAGTGCATAACCCTTTGACAATCAGATATTTTAAATATGATCTTATTATCTGTGTAATATTATCTTTAGTATATTGGGTATATTTAATAGGAATATTTATATATGTAATTTACTTGCGTAATTTAGGAGAGATTAGCATTGGTGATATAGCTTTTATTATGTCGCTAACTTTTTTAGTTGCTGAAAATTCATGGCATACAACTATGGAGCTTAAAAGCTTTTTAGAGAAAATTGCAGCTTTCCGTTCCGCCTTTACAATTATACAAGCACCGCAAGATACAATAGATAAAGAAAATGCAGCTGAAATAAAAATTTCCAAAGGTGAAATAATATTTAAAGAAATATCTTTCGCCTATAAAGAAGATAGTAATGTATTTAAAAATCTTAATTTGCATATTAAAGCCGGCGAGAAAGTTGGTATTGTCGGGCATTCAGGCGGTGGTAAATCTACTTTGATTGCGTTGTTGTTGAAGAATTTTAAAGCCTCAAGCGGCGATATTATTATCGATAAGCAAAGTATTTATGATAGTTCCTCTGATAGTTTGCGATCACAAATATCGTTAATTCCACAAGATATTATGCTATTCCATCGCTCTATAGGTGAGAATATCGGTTATGCCAAAGAAAATGCTACGCAGGTCGAAATAGAAAATGCTGCAAAAGCTGCAAATATTCATGAATTTATAGAAAACTTGCCGGAGAAGTATAACACTATTGTCGGTGAGAGGGGCGTAAAGCTAAGCGGCGGGCAGAGGCAACGTATAGCGATTGCTAGGGCTATTCTTAAGAATGCCCCGATCTTAATTTTAGATGAAGCAACCTCAAGCCTTGATAGCCATACCGAGCAGGAAATACAGAAATCCATTAACGCAATGCTCGATATTGATAATGTAACTATACTTGCTATAGCTCATAGACTATCCACCATCAAACATATGGATAGAATTATAGTTATGGATAAAGGTGATATCGTTGAAAGTGGTAATTTTACGGAACTGCTTTCCATAGAAAAAGGTAAATTTAAGGAGCTATGGGAACATCAAGTTAACGGCTTTGTTTAATTTACTATATGCCTTAATATTTAACCTTTTAAACAACAGATGATTACTTTTCTATTATATTTTTGTACAATCTAAGTGATTTAAAACAATATTATAATTTTTAAGTTGTGAATATAAAGCAATATTTAAATTATTTTTAATATATTCAAAATCAGAGTTTTTCTTAATGTCAATATTGAATCTAATATAGAAAGTTAAGCCGTTATTATCTACTTTTGTTAAAAATACATTCGCTTCTTCATTAGGAATTATAAAATCTAATTTGCCTATTGATGTTTTAAGTTTATCCATCAAACTTTCAGGATTTAATTTAGTTTCGCTACTCGGGAATGTTATTTCTACCTGATATTTTACTATATTATTGTCTAGGGTCCAATTTGTTACATTATTTAAAATAATTTCACTACTAGGAATAAGGATAGAATGATTGGTAGTAGTTTGTAAAATAATACATCTAATACCTATTGTTTTTACTTTTCCGATTACACCTTTTATTTCAATTATATCCCCTTCTTTAATCGGTTGCTCGATCATTATAATAATTCCACTAATAAAATTAGTAATTAATGTTTGCGTACCGAATCCTAAACCGAATGCTAATGCTCCGCCTAAAATGGCTAAGCTTCCCATAGGGATATTAGCTAGAGACATAGCAATAATTATATATAAAATACGTATAGAATATGTAATTAGTTTACTTATAATACTTGTGCTAGTGTTGTTACCATTAAATCTATGACTTACAAAGTTATTAACAGATTTAGATAAGCGTTCTGAATATTTAATACCAAATAGTAAAAGTAGTATGAAAATACAGATATTACTTACTGTGATCTGGTTATTAGCAATAGGAAACAATTCATATTTCCATAAAGCAAGAAATTTTTGAGAAATTAATTCAATTCCCTCTTCAATATGATACATATTAATTCCTTTATAATAATTTGTTTTTTAAAAAATATAACAAGAAAAGTTAATATATAAATAATATAGTAAATTTAAAATGTATCAAAAATATAAATTCAATTTAGAAAATCAATTGATTGATAAGTTGCTTTTGAGTAACACATAATTTAATAAAGCTTGAAAGAAAAGTTACATTTTAGCTTTTACAAAGATTACAATATTGGTTTTAAAAAGTAATATTATGGAATTTAAAATATGGACTTAATTCCTAAATAGTAAGGAAAAATGTATAATAGATGTTTAAAATTAAGCTTGGATAAAAAACAGACAGCTTTTTTATGGGGGGCAAGAAAAACAGGTAAATCTACTTATCTAAAAGAATTATATCCAAACTCTATATATTACGATTTATTAAAAACAGATTTACAGCTGAAATATTTAAAAAAGTCTTCAGACTTCCGAGAAGAAATTTTAGGGCTTGAAAAAGATAAACTCGCTTTACCTATTATAATAGATGAAATCCAAAAAGTACCTGTATTGCTTGATGAAATACATTGGCTTATAGAGAATACGGATTGTTATTTTATTTTATGTGGTTCAAGTACAAGAAAATTAAGAATTGCCGGTACAAATTTATTGGGAGGCAGAGCGATAAAATATAATTTTTATCTATTAGTATATCCAGAGATAAAAAAAGATTTTAATTTACTCAAGATATTCAATAATGGCTTAATTCCATCACATTTTATCAGTAATAACCCTCGTAAATTGTTAAAAGCATATGTAGAAGATTATTTAACAAATGAAATCAGAGTCGAAGGGTTAGTACGAAACATAGCAGCTTTCGGTAGATTTATGGATAGTATTGCTTTTTCTCATGGTGAGTTATTAAACTATTCTAATATAGCACGTGATTGTAGCATAGATGCAAAAACAGTTAAGGAATATTATCAAATACTTGTTGATACTTTAGTAGGATATTTACTTTATCCATATAGCAAAAAAGTTAGCAGAGAAATTATATCATCTGTGCCAAAATTTTATTTTTTTGATGTTGGGGTTGCAAATAATATTACCCAGCATCAATTTGATAATACAAAAGGGCAAGAAGCAGGAAAAGCCTTAGAACATTATATATTTACCGAGTTAAAAGCTTATATAGGTTTAAATGATCTTGATTATCGTATAAATTATTGGCGTACTAAAACAGGTCTAGAGGTTGATTTTATAATTAGCACAGTTCGTGGTAATAAGATTTTACCGATAGAAGTAAAAATCTCAGAAAATGTACATAATAGTGAGCTTCGAGGTATTAAATCTTTTATGGAAGAGCATAAAGTACATAAAGGCTATATAGTATGCTTAGAAGAAAGGCTAAGGAAAATAACTTGGGACACGCAAGAAATAGATATAATACCTCTGCAACAATTTTTAGAAAAATTATGGAATAATGAAATTATTTTTTAAAGTTGTAGATCCGTCACCCTATTGTGGTATTGTTGCATGACTCATTTGTCTCCCAGATTCTGCGGGAATGGTATAGAAATCATGCCGCAATACTACTTTTAGCTAAGAATGAATTAAAATATAAGCTGTCCAGTTATCATTTTTTTATAGCAGTTATAAATTAATTTTGAAGTTTATACTTCCTAAATGCGATATAAATTTATTTGCTTTAGTTCCATTATAATTTATTCCTATCTCAATTGATTTTGTTTTAAGGCTTAATTTTGCCCCATAACTAAAACTTAAAGGTAGTTTCCTAATATATATAGGTAATATTCTATTATCTATAATATTTGTTTGAGCACTTGGTATTTTTGACTTAATATTTTTATGGGCAAAAGCATATATTTCAGGAGTAATAATTACTGATTTTAGTGTATTTGGATTTGCTAATTTTACCCCTAAGATACTTTCAATCGTCTGCTCTTTAACACTTGCTATTGATAAATTATCTTCTAAATATGATGCTTCTCTAATTTTGTTATATTTAAGTCCTAACATAGGCTTAATATGCGTAGTACTAAATAACTTATAGTTAGAGCCAAGCATTACTTGTATAGTACTAGTATAGGCTTTGTGAGTATTTTTTCTTTGATTAAAGTTAATTATATCACTAATTCCATATATTCCAATTATACTTGTAAAGATGTTTTGGTTTGAAGGTATATATAGTCCATACAATGAGTAGTAATTACTTCTAACTGTAGTTTTATATTTTGGAAAATTAAATTTTGTTTCTACTCTAGTAAAATTTGCTCCAAGTTGCAAAGAATTGTTTAAGTGTGCATCATGCCCTATTATTGTGCCTCTACTTGTACTATGATATCTACTTATTTCTTTTGTTTCTTTTTGAGTTGCTTTGCCTATAAATGGATTAATATAAAATCCATAAATTTGCTCTTCATCTCCTGCGGCTAATGCTCCAAAATTTCTTGTTAATGAATTTAATCTATTATCAATATTAGATATTAAAATATCGGTATTATTAACCACTCTACGTGGTGCAAATTCTGTGGTTGTAGAATTTTTCGTTGATGTTAAGCTATTGTTAGCATGATGTACTAAATTATTTTCAAAATTTTCTTCAGTATTACTATTTATTTTGCTTTCATCATTTAGATTATAATTATCAGCTACTCCATTTTTAGCTAAATTATCTATATTTTCGTTTAAACTGTTATCTGCATCAAAATTATGCTCGATCAATTCAATTATTTCGTTATAATTTGACTCTAATTCTTCATCATTTAAGGCTATAACGGAATTATTATCTGGTATATCTTGCAAATTATCTGCTTCATTGTGGGTATTGGAGCTTTCCTCTAATATTTTGAGAGGAAGGATAATATGACAGAGAGTGTAAAACTAAATCATCAATTATACTATCATCTATAAGATCAGTATCGTCCCATAAAAAATCATTATCATCAAATACAAAATCATTGAGGTTATTACTTTCTATAGTTGGGTTTTCTGTATGTGGAGATGCTTTAATTTGAATTGATATTAATATGACTAATAAAAAAATATATTTCATTACTTGTTACCTATTTTTAATACTTCAAATAAAAATTAAATTACCATATTTTATGGTAATAATCAATTAGAAATTAAAGTAGTTAATTAAAATCTTTCTTGAACGATTTTTTATTTAGAAAAAATGAAGAAGTGAATAATAAAGTAAGTCAGCTTTTAGGTGGGGAAAAAGCTAGATTAAGCCTAGCTAAAATTGCAGCTAGCTCACCAAAGCTTTTAGTACTTGATGAAATCACTAACAACCTTGATTTAGAGACAAAGGAGCATATAATACAAATTTTAAAATCATATCTAAGTGCGATGTTAATTATTTCACATGATATGGATTTTTTGAAAGTAATCGAAATAAAGGATTTTTTTAGAAGATAATAAAAGATATGGTTTAGTAGGTGCCAACGGAGCTGGTAAAACAACCTTTTTTAAAGTTTTAATGAGAGAGGAAGAACCGGCATTCGGCGAGGTTAATGTACCTAAAAATTCTAAAGTAGGATGTTTAAAGCAAGATCAATTTCTCTTTGAAAATACCAAAATTATAGATACGGTAATAGCAGGCAATAAAGAATTATGGCAAGCCTTGCAAGAAAAAGAAGAAATATTGAATAAGCAAGAATGTAGTGATGAAGATGGCTATAAGCTTGGTGAACTTGAGCAAATAATATTTGATAATGATGGATATAGTGCTGAAGTTTTTGCAAGTAGTTTGCTTACAGGGCTTGGGATAAATGAAAAATATCATTATGAGCCTCTTTCTATATTATCAGGGGGTTATAAATTGCGGGTTTTACTTGCTCAAAGTCTGTTTAATAATCCTGATATTTTATTATTAGATGAGCCGACAAACCATTTGGATATTGTTTCAATTTATTGGCTTGAGAATTATTTAAAAAATTCTTTTAAAGGAATATTAATTTTTATTTCACATGATTTGGCTTTTTTAAATAATGTTGCAACGGATATTTTAGATATAGATTATGGAGAAATAAAATCATATACGGGTAATTATGATAATTTTGTTCAAGAAAAAGCAATAATAGCTGAACAGAAATTAAGTGAGCGAAATTTTTTAGAAAAAAAAATAGAAAATATGCAAGCTTGGGTGGATAAATTTAGAGCAGGTACAAGAGCAAGGCAAAGTAGCTCGCGAGAAAAGCAGTTAGAAAAAATACAAGTGCCGGATTTGCAAAAAACTTCACGAATTAGTCCGTTATTTAGATTTTTGCAGCTAAGATCTTCAGGGAAGTTAGTATTAAAAATTGATCAGATAACTAAGAGTTTTGAGGATAAACAAATATTAAATAAAGTAGGTTTTAGCGTATCACGAGGCGAGAAAATTATCATTATCGGTGCAAATGGTATCGGCAAATCTACTTTATTAAAAATTTTGATGAATAAAATAGAAGCTGATCAGGGTAGTTATGAATGGGGATATGAAGCACAAATATCTTATTTTGCTCAAGATCATCATGAATTACTTAATAAAAATATTAGCATTCTTGACTGGCTTAAAAATTACGCTGAAAAAGAAACAGAGAACACCATAAGAAATATATTAGGGCAGGTATTATTTCGTAGTGATGAAGTAAATAAAAATATTCTAAATTTAAGTGGTGGAGAGGGAGCAAGATTATTACTTGCTAAAATGATACTAGAAAAAAGCAATATTTTAGTTCTTGACGAGCCAACAAACCATCTTGATTTAGAATCACGAGAAGCACTTAAAAAAGCCTTGGTTGATTTTGAGGGTACAGTAATATTAGTTACTCACGATCGTGACTTTGCAAGCCTAGCAACTAGAATTATCGCTCTTTCTCATAAAAGAAATATTATCGATTTTAAAGGTAAATATAAAGAATATGTTGAAAAATACGGCAATGATTATCTAAAAATCTGATAATAAAAAATATATATTTAATTCATTAGCACATTCTTATATAGTCATAAGCCAGTATATAAATAATTTTACTTGGTATGAATTTTCAAGAGTTTAAGCATAAATATGGTTATGATGCTGCTACTAAAATGATGCAGCAATATTTAGATATTAAATTTGCTCACCTAGATTGCTTATTGCTTTTTAGAATGGGTGATTTTTATGAAATGTTTTATGAAGATGCCGTGCTTGCTAGCGGCGTACTCGGTATTGCTCTAACTAAGAGGGGTAAGAATGGTGATGAAGAAGTCCCGATGTGCGGCGTACCTTACCATGCTCTTGAGAATTACCTAACTAAATTAATCGAAGAAAATTATAAGGTCGCTATTTGCGATCAGCTTGAAACCCCTGAAGAGGCAAAAAATAGAGGAGGTTATAAGGCAGTAGTTAATAGAAATGTTACCCGGATTATAACACCTGGCACAGTGATTGAGGAAAACCTAATTACCACTGCTGAGCCGAATTATCTAGCAAGTCTTGTTGTGCCGAAAAACAAAGATACGGCAGCACTTTGCTATGCTGACCTTTCTACTTCCACGATTTTTGTAGTTAATGTTCCTGAGCTTGAAATTCTTAATGAACTTGCTCGCCTAAAACCTCATGAAATTCTGCTTAGCGAGCATTTAAGGTCTTCTGATCTTGCGAGTAATATTTCCAAGCAACTAAATTTCCGCATTACTTATCAAGTCGATAGTTTTTTTGCCGCTAATAAGTGTGAAAAGATTATTCTAGATTTTTATAAGATGCAAGATATTAAAGGGGTAGGGGAAATATCTAGCAGTCAAATTTGTGCGATAGGTAGTATCTTGGAATATCTTACCCTAACGCAAAAAGAAAATATCCCCAATTTACCAAAGCCAAAGATTATCGATTTTCATAGCTACATGACAATTGATTTTTCAACAAGACGTAATCTTGAGATTGTTACAAATTCATGCGGAGGGAATAAAGGAAGCTTGCTTAGCACCCTTAACCACACTGTTACTAAACAAGGTGGGCGGTTGTTATATAACTTCCTATCAAGTCCGTTAACTGATACTCATAAAATAAATCAGCGTTTAAATATAACGGAGTTTTTCCATTCTAATCTAGATATAACCGCAAAAGTCCGTGAGCTACTAAAGAAAACTAGCGATATAGAGCGTTGTTTAACCCGTATTACTATGAATAGAGGTTCGGGGCGTGATTTGCTTAGTATTAAATATACGTTAGAGACGGCTAACTCTATCAAAGAAATATTTTTCGATAATTATGGCTTTGAGCTACCAAGTTTTATTGAAAAAATTGTTAAGCCATTAATAAGAAATGATGAGCTATATAATTTAATAGAAGAAAGCATATGCGAAGATGCCCCGAATAATTTAAATGATGGTGGTGTTATAAAACATTCATATCACCCAAAAGTATTACAGTTACATGATCTAATTAATAACGGCAAATTACATATTGAAAAACTAAAAGATCAGTATAAAAGAGAAACGGGAATAGATAGTTTAAAAATATCTCACAATAATGTGATAGGGCTGTTTATCGATATCACCGCTAAAAATGCTAATAAGATTAATGACCCTAAATTTATTCATCGTCAAACGACTGTTAATAGCGTGCGTTATACTACAATTGAATTGCAAAAACTTGAAAGTGATCTAGTTAATGCTAAAACCTTGGTAGTGAGTTTGGAAAAAGAGTTATACGAAGATATATGCAAGCGGGTAACGAAGCAATCCGATTATTTGCGGATTCTTGCCAGTTCTCTAAGTGGTATTGATGTATTTTGTAATTTTGCTTATATTGCAAGTGAAAATGATTATGTCAGACCTGAATTTACCGATGATTTAAGCTTTGACATCGTTAAAGGGCGGCATCCAGTAGTCGAAGAAGCTTTGAATAAAGAGAGAAAAAGCTTTGTGCATAATGATTGTCATTTATCGGAAGCGGAGCGTATTTGGCTAATCACTGGTCCTAATATGGCAGGTAAAAGTACTTTCCTAAGGCAAAATGCCATTATCGCAATCATTGCTCAAATAGGTTCATTCGTGCCTGCTAAAAGTGCTAGAATAGGGATGGTGGATAAAATATTTAGCAGAATCGGGGCAGCTGACGACCTGATTAAAGGACAATCGACTTTTATGGCAGAAATGCTAGAGACGTCAGCGATCCTTGCACAATCTACCAAAAACTCCCTAATTATATTAGATGAGGTCGGCAGAGGTACTTCAACTTATGATGGTGTATCTATTGCTTGGTCGGTGCTTGAATATATCCATGATAAATTAAAATGTCGCTGCTTATTTGCAACGCATTATCATGAGCTAACTATTATGGATAATTTTCTGCCAGCTATGCAAAATTATACTATTGCTATTGAGGAATCAGGCAAAGATATTTTATTTTTACATAATATTATAGCAGGTGCAGCTGATAGATCGTATGGCATCCATGTTGCAGCCTTAGCGGGGCTGCCTGCAAGTGTTATTAATAGAGCCGAGCAGATTCTGCTTAAATTCGAGAAAAATGCAGCAGGTAAAGGAAAGAATATTTTATCGACAGAGTCAAATAATTTGAGTTTATTTGCTCTTGAGCCTCCTAAACAGATGCAGAATTCTAAACTTGAAGAAAAATTTAAAACCATAGATCCCGATAAACTCTCGCCTAAAGAAGCTCTTGAGTTGATTTATGAACTGAAAAAATCGTTTTAAAATAAATGCAATATATTAATAATTTTCTAATTTAACTGTTGCAATTTATTCCATTATTTCTTATATTCAAAGTCGCTTAAATAAAAAGCACAAGGGTGTTTTAATATTAATAATGAATTTTATCCCCTTAAATTCAAATATTAAAATGCCCACAGCTAATTATTCTATATTTAAGCGGGTGTAGCTCAGGGGTAGAGCGCTACCTTGCCAAGGTCGAAGTCGAGGGTTCGAATCCCTTCACCCGCTCCAATAATTTTCTTCCAAATTTCTGCTTTTAGTTAAAATGATATTTTTGTTAAATCAATAGGATTGGTGACAACATAACGCCATAGCTTATCTATGCCTTTAGTTATGCCGATGCGTGTAGTGGTAGAATAGGGGAGTTTTAAATTGATGTCGCTAACAAAAAATTCGTTGTTATTGATTAGGTCAATTTTATTATGAGAGATGTTAATCCCTAAATATTTACATAGCTTGCCTGGTCCATCTAACTTTGATACTTCAAGATTTGGTACGTCAAATTTCGGGATGTGCCTTTGCTCACGTAGTTTTCTATGCCTAGCTGCCTCACCACTTATTTGACTTCCAACTTTTGAAGTATCTGCGGTATATAAATCCTTAGTAGAAATAATATATGCTCCTCTAATTAAAGTAGCAGCAGGAAAGCCATCAGTTTCGGTTACGAAGTTTAGACAATAATACATGCCGTAAATCAGATAAACATAGCTAAAACCAGCCGGACCAAACATTATATCAGTTCTTTTTGTACGACCTCTTGCAGCATGACAAGCTGGATCGTCTTGTCCAATATAGCTTTCAGTTTCAGTAATAATAGCTGTTTTGCCTTGAAAATATAAAACCTTACCCAGCAGCTCCTGACTTACTATATTAGTATCTCTTGCAAAAAACTCACGTCCCAAAGGGATTAATTTATTATTCATTTTTATTTAGTAGGTGGAACAGGATCATATCCGCCATCACAAAAAGGTTGGCATTTGATTATTCTTTTAACAGCAAGCCATAATCCTTTTATATTGCCGTGCGAGGTTATAGCATCTTTAGCATACTCTGAACAAGTAGGGTAAAAGCGGCAATTATTACCTAGCAACGGGGAGATAAAGTATTGGTAGAATTTGAGTAACAATAATAATATACTAGTCATTTTGCAGTTTATTTATTAGCTCTTCCATCTTTTCCGGCGTTAAATCTTCATAATAATCGTCGTTAATTTGCACTACCGGAGCGTTAACGCATGCTCCTAAACATTCAATTTCAATTAAGCTAAATTTCTGATCTTTTGTAACTTCTTTATCTTTTATGCCAAGTTTTTCCTTGCAAGTTTTCATTATATCATCGCTACCACGTAGCCAACAAGGGGTAGTAGTGCACACTTGGATATGATTCTTACCGACAGGCTTAAGGTTAAACATAGTGTAAAAAGTTGCCACCTCATAAGCTCGCATATACGGCATTTCTAGCATATTAGCCACATATTCAATAGCAGGAACAGGCAGCCAGCCACCATTTTGACGTTGAGCTAAATCAAGAAGTGGTAATATGGCACTTCTTTTGCCCTCCGGTGGATATTTTTTTATGATATCCTCCGCTAGACTTAAATTTTTCTTATCAAAACTAAAATTTGTAATTTTTGTATTCATATACTCCTAATATCATGAATAATTTAGTAGACGAAGTTTTATTTGGAAAAGAGCAAGAAGCCTCGGAATTTTTGACCGCAGCGTACACGCGAGTAAAGTGAGGATCAAAAATGAGAAGCGACGTAGCCAATTTTTCAAATAAAACGAGTCTACCTATCGATCTCACCAAATACTATATCAAGCGTTGCTATAATAGTAATAACATCTGCCATTAAATGACCTTTGGACATAAAATCAAGACCTTGTAAGTGAGCAAATCCTGGGGCTTTGATTCGGCATCTGTAAGGTCTATTGCCACCAGTAGAGTATAAATACACACCAAACTCACCTTTTGGGGCTTCTACTGCCTTATAAGTCTCACCAGCTGGAACATCATACCCCTCGGTATAAAGCTTAAAGTGATGGATCATTGCTTCCATAGATTCTTTCATTTTAGCCCTTGTTGGTGGTGCTAATTTTGGATCATCGGTTTTAACCGGACCTTGCGGCATTTTCTCTATACACTGTTTGATTATCTTAATAGATTCGTACATCTCAAGCATACGCACTAAATATCGGTCATAACAATCGCCGTTTTTACCGATCGGTACTTCAAAATCCATTT includes these proteins:
- a CDS encoding ABC transporter ATP-binding protein; the protein is MNHSPKPIPFLWSIIKPYKYFYLIMMIAPIASGVYPIIYNYAVKLVLDLFTQNEKITFAQSYKPIMVFIAAQALLDGAWRAHNFAQLKTMPYVFQDMMDKICNHCFNLPYSYFQDNLSGSIVGKVRGIGDNYYKIHEAIEYKLSKPLLITILSSITLANTNLKIFIAVIAFTAVYLPLALQFFTKLAKMEQDKQDSWYNLFGIVAACITNIFTVFSFAAKKRELNKVQDYYCKVHNPLTIRYFKYDLIICVILSLVYWVYLIGIFIYVIYLRNLGEISIGDIAFIMSLTFLVAENSWHTTMELKSFLEKIAAFRSAFTIIQAPQDTIDKENAAEIKISKGEIIFKEISFAYKEDSNVFKNLNLHIKAGEKVGIVGHSGGGKSTLIALLLKNFKASSGDIIIDKQSIYDSSSDSLRSQISLIPQDIMLFHRSIGENIGYAKENATQVEIENAAKAANIHEFIENLPEKYNTIVGERGVKLSGGQRQRIAIARAILKNAPILILDEATSSLDSHTEQEIQKSINAMLDIDNVTILAIAHRLSTIKHMDRIIVMDKGDIVESGNFTELLSIEKGKFKELWEHQVNGFV
- a CDS encoding mechanosensitive ion channel family protein, coding for MYHIEEGIELISQKFLALWKYELFPIANNQITVSNICIFILLLLFGIKYSERLSKSVNNFVSHRFNGNNTSTSIISKLITYSIRILYIIIAMSLANIPMGSLAILGGALAFGLGFGTQTLITNFISGIIIMIEQPIKEGDIIEIKGVIGKVKTIGIRCIILQTTTNHSILIPSSEIILNNVTNWTLDNNIVKYQVEITFPSSETKLNPESLMDKLKTSIGKLDFIIPNEEANVFLTKVDNNGLTFYIRFNIDIKKNSDFEYIKNNLNIALYSQLKNYNIVLNHLDCTKI
- a CDS encoding ATP-binding protein, coding for MYNRCLKLSLDKKQTAFLWGARKTGKSTYLKELYPNSIYYDLLKTDLQLKYLKKSSDFREEILGLEKDKLALPIIIDEIQKVPVLLDEIHWLIENTDCYFILCGSSTRKLRIAGTNLLGGRAIKYNFYLLVYPEIKKDFNLLKIFNNGLIPSHFISNNPRKLLKAYVEDYLTNEIRVEGLVRNIAAFGRFMDSIAFSHGELLNYSNIARDCSIDAKTVKEYYQILVDTLVGYLLYPYSKKVSREIISSVPKFYFFDVGVANNITQHQFDNTKGQEAGKALEHYIFTELKAYIGLNDLDYRINYWRTKTGLEVDFIISTVRGNKILPIEVKISENVHNSELRGIKSFMEEHKVHKGYIVCLEERLRKITWDTQEIDIIPLQQFLEKLWNNEIIF
- a CDS encoding autotransporter outer membrane beta-barrel domain-containing protein produces the protein MQDIPDNNSVIALNDEELESNYNEIIELIEHNFDADNSLNENIDNLAKNGVADNYNLNDESKINSNTEENFENNLVHHANNSLTSTKNSTTTEFAPRRVVNNTDILISNIDNRLNSLTRNFGALAAGDEEQIYGFYINPFIGKATQKETKEISRYHSTSRGTIIGHDAHLNNSLQLGANFTRVETKFNFPKYKTTVRSNYYSLYGLYIPSNQNIFTSIIGIYGISDIINFNQRKNTHKAYTSTIQVMLGSNYKLFSTTHIKPMLGLKYNKIREASYLEDNLSIASVKEQTIESILGVKLANPNTLKSVIITPEIYAFAHKNIKSKIPSAQTNIIDNRILPIYIRKLPLSFSYGAKLSLKTKSIEIGINYNGTKANKFISHLGSINFKINL
- a CDS encoding ATP-binding cassette domain-containing protein, producing the protein MNNKVSQLLGGEKARLSLAKIAASSPKLLVLDEITNNLDLETKEHIIQILKSYLSAMLIISHDMDFLKVIEIKDFFRR
- a CDS encoding ABC-F family ATP-binding cassette domain-containing protein: MFLEDNKRYGLVGANGAGKTTFFKVLMREEEPAFGEVNVPKNSKVGCLKQDQFLFENTKIIDTVIAGNKELWQALQEKEEILNKQECSDEDGYKLGELEQIIFDNDGYSAEVFASSLLTGLGINEKYHYEPLSILSGGYKLRVLLAQSLFNNPDILLLDEPTNHLDIVSIYWLENYLKNSFKGILIFISHDLAFLNNVATDILDIDYGEIKSYTGNYDNFVQEKAIIAEQKLSERNFLEKKIENMQAWVDKFRAGTRARQSSSREKQLEKIQVPDLQKTSRISPLFRFLQLRSSGKLVLKIDQITKSFEDKQILNKVGFSVSRGEKIIIIGANGIGKSTLLKILMNKIEADQGSYEWGYEAQISYFAQDHHELLNKNISILDWLKNYAEKETENTIRNILGQVLFRSDEVNKNILNLSGGEGARLLLAKMILEKSNILVLDEPTNHLDLESREALKKALVDFEGTVILVTHDRDFASLATRIIALSHKRNIIDFKGKYKEYVEKYGNDYLKI
- the mutS gene encoding DNA mismatch repair protein MutS; translated protein: MNFQEFKHKYGYDAATKMMQQYLDIKFAHLDCLLLFRMGDFYEMFYEDAVLASGVLGIALTKRGKNGDEEVPMCGVPYHALENYLTKLIEENYKVAICDQLETPEEAKNRGGYKAVVNRNVTRIITPGTVIEENLITTAEPNYLASLVVPKNKDTAALCYADLSTSTIFVVNVPELEILNELARLKPHEILLSEHLRSSDLASNISKQLNFRITYQVDSFFAANKCEKIILDFYKMQDIKGVGEISSSQICAIGSILEYLTLTQKENIPNLPKPKIIDFHSYMTIDFSTRRNLEIVTNSCGGNKGSLLSTLNHTVTKQGGRLLYNFLSSPLTDTHKINQRLNITEFFHSNLDITAKVRELLKKTSDIERCLTRITMNRGSGRDLLSIKYTLETANSIKEIFFDNYGFELPSFIEKIVKPLIRNDELYNLIEESICEDAPNNLNDGGVIKHSYHPKVLQLHDLINNGKLHIEKLKDQYKRETGIDSLKISHNNVIGLFIDITAKNANKINDPKFIHRQTTVNSVRYTTIELQKLESDLVNAKTLVVSLEKELYEDICKRVTKQSDYLRILASSLSGIDVFCNFAYIASENDYVRPEFTDDLSFDIVKGRHPVVEEALNKERKSFVHNDCHLSEAERIWLITGPNMAGKSTFLRQNAIIAIIAQIGSFVPAKSARIGMVDKIFSRIGAADDLIKGQSTFMAEMLETSAILAQSTKNSLIILDEVGRGTSTYDGVSIAWSVLEYIHDKLKCRCLFATHYHELTIMDNFLPAMQNYTIAIEESGKDILFLHNIIAGAADRSYGIHVAALAGLPASVINRAEQILLKFEKNAAGKGKNILSTESNNLSLFALEPPKQMQNSKLEEKFKTIDPDKLSPKEALELIYELKKSF